A stretch of the Medicago truncatula cultivar Jemalong A17 chromosome 5, MtrunA17r5.0-ANR, whole genome shotgun sequence genome encodes the following:
- the LOC11426467 gene encoding protein SHI RELATED SEQUENCE 1, with product MAGLFSLGRTEEENQQNNNPTTEFWYNKNDDSVVSNNSYRGFEIWNQHQQQQLFSLQQPQQQDLYSSGVVLGVGPTNRVCSSDENRSTVFIGSGSGSISCQDCGNQAKKDCPHMRCRTCCKSRGFDCQTHVKSTWVPAARRRERQQQQQQQQLSAPKSFQQHGDIVPQNRHRDLNNNNSSLACTRLPTNRSLTLPSAGLLDEMNFPAVVNSPAEFRCVRVSSVDENEEEYAYSTAVNIGGHVFRGILYDYGPDHGSNSYNMAAGNASNSSGTALEGVVEPLNLISGVPASGVGEIVDPSSLYPAPLNTFMPSSGTQFFPHPRS from the exons ATGGCTGGTTTATTTTCATTAGGAAGAACTGAAGAAGAAAACCAACAGAATAATAATCCAACAACAGAATTCTGGTATAATAAGAATGATGATTCTGTTGTTTCTAATAATTCATACCGTGGTTTTGAGATTTGGaaccaacatcaacaacaacagttGTTTTCTTTACAACAACCTCAACAACAAGATCTTTACTCCTCTGGTGTTGTGTTAGGAGTGGGACCTACTAATAGGGTTTGTTCTTCTGATGAGAATAGATCTACTGTGTTTATAGGAAGTGGAAGTGGAAGTATAAGTTGTCAAGATTGTGGGAATCAAGCTAAGAAAGATTGTCCTCATATGAGATGTAGAACTTGTTGTAAGAGTAGAGGTTTTGATTGTCAAACTCATGTTAAGAGTACTTGGGTTCCTGCTGCtagaagaagagaaagacaacaacaacaacaacaacaacaactttctGCTCCTaaatcatttcaacaacatgGAGATATTGTTCCTCAAAATAGACACAGAGATCTTAACAATAACAATTCCTCTTTAGCTTGCACTCGTTTACCTACAAACCGTTCACTCACTCTCCCTTCAGCAG ggttattGGATGAGATGAATTTTCCAGCTGTGGTGAATTCTCCAGCAGAGTTCAGGTGCGTGAGAGTTAGCTCAGTTGATGAGAACGAAGAAGAGTATGCATATTCAACGGCTGTAAACATTGGAGGGCATGTTTTTAGAGGAATTTTGTATGATTATGGTCCAGATCATGGGAGTAATAGTTACAATATGGCTGCCGGAAACGCCTCTAATTCTAGTGGTACAGCCCTTGAAGGGGTGGTTGAGCCCTTAAACCTTATCTCAGGTGTCCCTGCTAGTGGTGTTGGGGAAATTGTTGATCCTTCTTCTTTGTATCCAGCTCCACTTAATACCTTCATGCCTTCTAGTGGTACGCAATTCTTCCCCCACCCAAGATCTTGA
- the LOC11416704 gene encoding probable methyltransferase PMT27, with the protein MALFKTRNSRRSSSPSYVSTLVTLGFIALCVFGVWMLNSNSSNSMFSSKTQSEEEITSTRTAIDTSDNTNNDFSTSDDSQQTKTKNTEELVQTTTVVPKIEEQKETPTAVYGDNPGHLPDDAIKSDDKNLNNDQNKQQSVVSDSQISEESSLTQKEQVSAIHESKSDNDGKVSESEKVQQSNIESSGENKKEEQDNTKSQDVTESNDVNVAENQEQSTVQQQDVPTFDTQGSKNDEDEANKEQLREDKGEIEEQQNSKLSKTASEKNEGEETVKPKAEKKGGKSKKPWSTQADQSQNEKKRQKGDESGGNEKKLQDNKWSLCNVTAGADYIPCLDNEKAIKKLRSTKHFEHRERHCPEEGPTCLVPLPNGYKTSIKWPNSRDKVWYHNVPHTSLAEVKGHQNWVKVSGEFLTFPGGGTQFIHGALHYIDFLQQAEPDIAWGKRTRVILDVGCGVGSFGGYLFDRDVVAMSLAPKDEHEAQVQFALERGIPAISAVMGSQRLPFPNGVFDLIHCARCRVPWHEEGGKLLLELNRVLRPGGYFAWSATPVYQKLEEDVEIWKEMTSLTKAMCWELVTINKDKLNHVGVAIYRKPASNDCYERREKSQPPLCKDDDDPNAAWYVPLQACMHKVPVNKADRGAKWPEVWPKRLHKAPYWLNNSQVGIYGKPAPKDFVEDTERWKNAVDELSNIGVTWSNVRNAMDMRAVYGGFAAALRELPIWVFNIVNIDAPDTLPIIYERGLFGIYHDWCESFSTYPRTYDLLHADKLFSKTKERCKLNPVIAEVDRMMRPGGMFIVRDESSIISEVETLLKSLHWEITYSKEQEGLLSAKKGTWRPKSVASS; encoded by the exons ATGGCATTGTTTAAGACTCGTAACAGTAGGagatcatcatcaccatcatatGTATCAACCTTGGTAACATTAGGATTTATAGCACTATGTGTTTTTGGTGTATGGATGCTAAACTCCAACTCCTCCAACTCTATGTTTTCGTCGAAAACACAAAGCGAAGAAGAGATTACCAGCACCCGAACGGCTATTGATACATCCGATAACACGAACAACGATTTCTCTACCTCCGATGATTCACAacaaaccaaaactaaaaacacaGAAGAATTGGTACAAACCACAACCGTTGTCCCTAAAATCGAAGAACAAAAGGAAACTCCCACGGCTGTCTATGGAGATAATCCTGGTCATCTACCCGATGATGCCATCAAATCTGACGACAAAAACTTAAACAACGATCAGAATAAACAACAAAGTGTTGTTAGTGACTCTCAGATATCAGAGGAAAGCTCGTTAACACAAAAAGAACAAGTTTCTGCAATACATGAATCTAAGTCAGACAATGATGGGAAAGTTTCCGAGTCTGAGAAAGTCCAACAAAGTAACATTGAAAGCTCCggagaaaacaaaaaggaagaACAAGATAATACCAAGTCTCAAGATGTTACAGAATCTAATGACGTAAATGTAGCTGAAAACCAAGAACAAAGCACGGTACAGCAACAAGATGTTCCAACTTTCGACACACAAGGGTCTAAAAACGATGAAGATGAAGCAAATAAAGAACAATTGAGAGAAGACAAAGGCGAGATTGAAGAGCAACAAAACTCTAAACTTTCTAAGACAGCATCAGAGAAAAATGAAGGTGAGGAAACAGTCAAGCCAAAAGCAGAGAAGAAAGGAGGGAAGTCAAAGAAGCCGTGGTCAACGCAAGCTGATCAGTCACAAAACGAAAAGAAGAGACAGAAAGGTGATGAATCAGGTGGAAATGAGAAGAAACTGCAAGACAACAAGTGGTCTCTATGCAATGTTACTGCAGGTGCTGATTATATTCCTTGTTTGGACAATGAAAAAGCCATTAAAAAGTTACGTTCCACAAAACACTTTGAACATAGAGAGAGACACTGTCCTGAGGAAGGACCTACTTGCCTTGTGCCACTTCCTAATGGTTACAAAACATCCATCAAATGGCCCAATAGTAGAGATAAG GTATGGTACCACAACGTACCGCACACGTCGCTGGCCGAGGTTAAGGGACATCAGAATTGGGTGAAGGTGTCAGGTGAATTCTTGACATTCCCAGGAGGTGGCACTCAATTCATTCATGGAGCTCTACACTACATTGATTTTCTCCAACAG GCTGAACCTGATATTGCATGGGGAAAGCGCACAAGGGTGATTTTGGATGTTGGGTGTGGGGTTGGAAGTTTTGGCGGTTACCTATTCGATAGAGATGTTGTTGCAATGTCTTTAGCACCGAAAGACGAGCATGAAGCACAAGTTCAATTTGCCCTCGAGAGAGGCATTCCTGCCATATCTGCTGTCATGGGTTCTCAAAGGCTTCCATTCCCCAACGGCGTTTTTGATCTTATTCATTGTGCACGTTGTCGAGTACCTTGGCATGAAGAAG GTGGCAAGCTGCTATTGGAATTGAATCGGGTTTTGCGACCAGGTGGTTATTTTGCTTGGTCTGCTACTCCTGTATACCAAAAGCTTGAAGAAGATGTTGAGATATGGAAGG AAATGACCTCACTAACTAAGGCCATGTGTTGGGAGCTTGTGACTATCAACAAGGATAAACTGAACCATGTTGGTGTCGCCATTTACCGCAAACCCGCTTCTAACGACTGTTATGAACGAAGAGAGAAAAGCCAACCTCCACTATGCAAGGATGATGATGATCCAAATGCTGCCTG GTATGTACCTCTGCAGGCATGCATGCACAAGGTGCCTGTTAACAAGGCTGACAGAGGAGCCAAATGGCCTGAAGTTTGGCCTAAACGGCTGCACAAAGCCCCATATTGGTTAAACAACTCACAGGTTGGGATCTATGGAAAACCAGCTCCCAAAGATTTTGTCGAAGACACTGAACGTTGGAAAAATGCGGTGGACGAGTTGAGCAACATTGGTGTAACTTGGTCTAACGTGAGAAACGCCATGGACATGAGAGCTGTCTATGGAGG ATTTGCAGCTGCACTGAGGGAACTTCCAATTTGGGTGTTCAATATAGTGAACATAGATGCTCCTGACACACTACCAATAATCTATGAGAGGGGTCTTTTTGGGATATACCATGACTGGTGTGAATCATTCAGCACATATCCACGAACTTATGATCTACTTCATGCAGATAAACTTTTCTCAAAGACAAAAGAGAG GTGCAAACTTAATCCTGTTATAGCAGAGGTGGATAGAATGATGAGACCGGGAGGGATGTTCATTGTTCGCGATGAATCTAGCATCATTAGCGAAGTGGAAACCTTGTTAAAATCTCTACATTGGGAAATAACCTACTCCAAAGAACAAGAAGGTTTGCTCTCTGCAAAGAAAGGAACCTGGCGGCCTAAATCTGTAGCTTCTTCCTGA
- the LOC11408074 gene encoding glutaredoxin-C3 → MKMLRWSMFITLTLLTVLPFLFENGTEASNSASAFVQNAIYSNRITIFSKSYCPYCLRAKRVFVELNEQPFVIELDLRDDGYQIQGVLLDLIGRRTVPQVFVYGKHIGGSDDLSAAVQSGELQKLLKSS, encoded by the exons ATGAAGATGTTACGGTGGAGCATGTTCATAACTCTCACGTTATTGACTGTTTTACCCTTTTTGTTTGAGAATGGAACCGAAGCTTCAAATTCAGCTTCCGCTTTTGTTCAAAACGCAATCTACTCCAACAGAATCACCATCTTCTCCAAATCCTATTGCCc GTATTGTTTACGTGCTAAACGTGTTTTTGTTGAACTTAATGAGCAACCTTTTGTGATTGAGCTTGATTTGCGAG ATGATGGGTATCAAATTCAGGGTGTTCTTCTGGATTTGATTGGTAGAAGGACAGTCCCACAAGTGTTTGTATATGGGAAGCATATTGGTGGATCAGATG ATCTCAGTGCTGCAGTCCAGAGTGGTGAATTGCAGAAACTTCTCAAATCAAGTTGA